A window of the Petrotoga sp. 9PWA.NaAc.5.4 genome harbors these coding sequences:
- a CDS encoding flagellar FlbD family protein has translation MIKLTKLNGDEFYINFYQIEKVECHPDTTITMMNGHVYVVKEKIEDVIQKMVEYNRMIFKT, from the coding sequence ATGATAAAGTTAACCAAATTAAATGGCGATGAATTTTATATTAATTTTTATCAGATAGAAAAGGTTGAGTGTCATCCCGATACTACAATAACAATGATGAATGGCCATGTATATGTGGTTAAAGAAAAAATTGAAGATGTTATTCAAAAGATGGTAGAATATAATAGGATGATATTCAAAACATAG
- a CDS encoding flagellar hook assembly protein FlgD, with amino-acid sequence MLNSVSMDYIYKSTYEATKNREIKKELDKEAFLELLVTQLKNQDPTEPLNNKDLIAQLSQLSSTEQIMNMSNAVQEMVNSQLSLGKLQGASLLGKTVAVNDNTLVIENGVSDSITYGLNTSSQVMIEIYDVRGKLVYSQDLGIKNAGLNSFVWNAKNNDGTSLPDGEYIYGVYIVENGQKILTSGIKTGIVEAIKFLNNELYLLVNGEIYPFSAINEISV; translated from the coding sequence ATGCTTAATTCAGTTTCAATGGATTATATATATAAAAGTACTTATGAAGCAACTAAGAATAGAGAAATAAAAAAAGAATTAGATAAAGAGGCTTTTTTAGAGTTGTTGGTCACACAGTTGAAGAATCAAGATCCTACAGAACCACTTAATAACAAAGATTTAATTGCCCAACTTTCACAGTTATCATCAACAGAACAAATAATGAATATGAGTAATGCGGTACAAGAAATGGTTAACTCTCAATTATCCCTTGGAAAACTTCAAGGTGCAAGTTTACTTGGAAAGACAGTGGCTGTAAACGATAACACACTTGTTATTGAAAATGGTGTCTCAGATTCTATCACTTATGGTTTAAATACTTCTTCACAGGTAATGATAGAAATATACGATGTAAGGGGCAAGCTAGTGTATTCTCAAGATTTAGGTATAAAAAATGCGGGATTGAATTCGTTTGTATGGAACGCCAAGAACAACGATGGAACTTCGTTGCCTGATGGAGAGTACATATATGGTGTTTATATAGTAGAGAATGGGCAAAAAATTTTAACTTCGGGAATTAAAACGGGAATAGTCGAAGCGATTAAGTTTTTAAACAACGAACTGTATCTCTTGGTAAATGGAGAAATTTATCCATTTTCAGCTATCAATGAAATTAGTGTATGA
- a CDS encoding flagellar hook-length control protein FliK has product MSLNNLLISSDQIKTPLLQKSNITNIDSAPTGNDISKPTFNSFEKSLLSAYNSKKNIKDSITLYDKNEKLIIEEIELFDITSIFKGFKNLKVDLKESKEGIYILNTNEDKEIKFSISFEKFLNLINKSLNDKNIETNESLLLKKAELILKENKDNLSHQEKDILSKALTILIDESFKTLIDNFNEGKQVPEDFIDFFENIGVDIKIIDLKTKDQSKIKLLVLEKENKRVIIPQNTRSDISDKGILVKLEQQDINQKNLEDMFKKQDQPNYLPKETAIFEKGLLQEKDFNVLSNLNSKKEVAFNSQTEKVSNQKIVDNYLLFSKESFKNFINSSETENNFLMYFLNDQGKEKYTKNNYNEEKNPKSIINQVSLLSQDMSNKSKVDSINQTNEESSQNTNNLLEEKRSFYLNSYDIRKNAYIEKERFEKFTYNLEQKLEKVNDAKNINFNNSINFEKNSASIQDVNFNRNMNLKNTVQTNLPTINLNELNSQIKDIVVTKNTQTFINESFSVKVSPPNLGKVDFQIIKSGESITINIVTENENSKSIISKTIQSLVGNLRDEGYQPVNIKINVEQEQNYLNTPNQHKQEQQNQEKKEHDENQEEDNLKYEFVEYLRGDLNA; this is encoded by the coding sequence ATGTCTTTAAATAATTTATTAATATCAAGTGATCAGATAAAAACTCCTTTATTACAAAAAAGTAATATAACTAACATAGATTCTGCACCAACTGGGAACGATATTTCAAAACCCACTTTTAACTCTTTTGAAAAAAGTTTATTGTCTGCTTATAATTCTAAAAAGAATATTAAAGATAGTATTACATTATACGATAAAAATGAGAAACTAATTATAGAGGAAATAGAATTATTTGATATTACAAGTATTTTTAAAGGATTTAAAAACTTGAAAGTTGACTTAAAAGAAAGCAAAGAAGGTATTTATATTTTGAATACCAACGAAGATAAAGAAATAAAGTTTTCCATTAGTTTTGAGAAGTTTTTAAACTTGATAAATAAAAGCCTCAACGATAAAAATATTGAGACTAATGAAAGTTTGTTGCTAAAGAAAGCAGAATTAATATTAAAAGAAAATAAAGATAATCTATCACACCAAGAAAAAGATATTTTATCAAAAGCTCTAACAATATTGATCGATGAAAGCTTTAAAACTCTCATAGATAACTTTAATGAAGGAAAACAGGTACCTGAGGATTTCATAGATTTTTTCGAAAATATCGGTGTAGATATTAAAATAATTGATTTAAAGACTAAAGATCAATCAAAAATAAAGTTATTGGTTTTGGAAAAAGAAAACAAAAGGGTTATTATCCCACAAAATACAAGATCGGATATCTCTGACAAAGGAATCCTTGTTAAATTAGAGCAGCAAGATATAAACCAAAAAAACTTAGAAGATATGTTTAAAAAGCAAGACCAACCAAATTATTTACCAAAGGAAACTGCAATTTTTGAAAAAGGACTTTTACAGGAAAAAGATTTTAATGTTTTGAGTAATTTAAATTCTAAAAAAGAAGTTGCTTTTAATAGCCAAACTGAAAAAGTAAGCAATCAAAAAATAGTTGATAATTACCTGCTATTTTCAAAAGAATCTTTTAAAAATTTTATCAATTCATCTGAAACAGAGAATAATTTTTTAATGTATTTTCTAAACGATCAGGGAAAAGAGAAGTATACAAAGAATAATTACAATGAAGAAAAAAATCCAAAAAGCATCATTAATCAAGTAAGTTTATTATCTCAGGACATGTCTAATAAAAGCAAAGTTGATAGCATAAACCAAACCAATGAAGAGAGTTCTCAGAATACCAACAACTTGTTAGAAGAAAAAAGAAGTTTTTATTTAAATAGTTATGACATTAGAAAAAATGCTTATATAGAAAAAGAAAGATTCGAAAAATTTACTTACAATTTAGAACAAAAATTAGAGAAAGTCAACGATGCAAAAAATATAAACTTTAACAATTCAATTAATTTTGAAAAAAATAGTGCATCTATTCAAGATGTGAATTTTAATAGAAATATGAACTTAAAAAATACTGTACAAACTAATTTACCTACTATAAATTTGAACGAATTAAATTCGCAAATAAAGGATATTGTTGTAACAAAAAACACTCAAACTTTTATTAACGAAAGTTTTTCAGTCAAAGTTTCCCCTCCTAATTTAGGAAAAGTAGATTTTCAAATAATAAAAAGCGGAGAATCCATTACGATTAACATTGTAACTGAGAATGAGAATTCGAAATCTATTATTTCAAAAACAATACAATCTTTGGTTGGAAATTTGAGAGACGAAGGGTATCAACCTGTAAATATAAAAATAAACGTAGAACAGGAACAAAATTATTTGAATACTCCAAATCAACATAAACAAGAACAACAAAATCAAGAAAAAAAAGAACACGATGAAAATCAAGAAGAAGATAATTTGAAATATGAATTTGTAGAATATTTAAGAGGTGATTTAAATGCTTAA
- a CDS encoding flagellar hook protein FlgE: MLRSMYSGITGLRNFQDQLDVVANNIANVNTIGFKGSRVTFQTTLFQTLNAGNAPQNMLGGTNPMQIGLGSRIASIDQIMTQGSPMSTGKATDMMIQGEGFFILSDGVGQYYTRAGNFTRDYNGFFVDPASGMKLQGWTARLTQDGQRVVDTNDPIGDIQISAGQVLPAKQTSFVRLAHNLNAAAGLQDTTIVVKSALGENVPVRFSFKRDLTNLNQNAYIWEAKILGSDFNFSVFDSTLGSLTSSNTMNGRVVLDDNGNVISWVNYDATDQALSDTKISIFDVNGNVVGANGETVTVTTNAGNVTLTGSIRVTNNITGEQVAYDPENIEIVFDGNGQVTFSLTGSDGTPLSFDETFDNTVGGFNNLLSSGITDGDYTLTGLRLIGGDSGDTINTGTYNDLKSIREVIQPPSGGSLRLTDLNNPTNFAQAEYINPKVSTSTIVYDSLGNAYNIYLKFTKIDANTWHWKAELADGTPVYKTTVEGQMLNDPAEGVIAFDANGNIAATQWRIDSTTGNIDQTVGDGNDGSAGFWFDPAQAGAALNPAVNPASAAAAGPVLVSINFQEVSQFAAPNSIAVTEQNGNAQGTLESFAINTNGQIIGTFTNGLTSILGQVALATFNNPEGLLAVGNSMYAMSSNSGLPQIGVSGVGGRGTINPGALEMSNVDLAEEFTNMIIAQRGFQANSRSITTADQILNELVNIKR, from the coding sequence ATGCTGAGGTCAATGTATTCCGGTATAACAGGATTAAGAAACTTTCAAGATCAACTCGATGTTGTAGCCAACAACATTGCCAATGTAAATACAATAGGCTTCAAAGGTTCAAGGGTTACTTTCCAAACTACTTTGTTTCAAACTCTCAACGCTGGAAATGCTCCTCAAAACATGTTGGGAGGAACGAATCCTATGCAAATTGGTTTAGGTTCAAGAATAGCTTCTATCGATCAAATCATGACTCAAGGGTCTCCTATGTCTACTGGTAAAGCTACAGATATGATGATACAAGGAGAAGGATTCTTTATCCTTTCGGATGGCGTTGGTCAATATTATACAAGAGCTGGCAATTTCACACGAGATTACAATGGTTTTTTTGTGGATCCTGCATCAGGAATGAAATTACAAGGTTGGACAGCGCGATTAACTCAAGACGGACAAAGAGTTGTAGATACGAACGATCCTATAGGAGATATACAAATATCAGCAGGACAAGTATTACCTGCAAAACAAACATCTTTTGTAAGACTTGCACACAATCTAAACGCAGCTGCAGGTCTTCAGGATACAACAATAGTAGTAAAAAGTGCTTTAGGTGAGAATGTACCTGTAAGATTTAGTTTCAAAAGAGACTTAACTAATTTAAATCAAAATGCCTACATATGGGAAGCTAAGATTTTAGGATCTGATTTTAACTTTTCTGTTTTTGATTCAACTTTGGGGTCTCTTACTTCTTCAAATACAATGAATGGAAGAGTTGTGTTAGATGATAATGGAAATGTAATCAGTTGGGTAAATTATGATGCAACAGATCAGGCTTTATCTGATACAAAAATATCGATTTTTGATGTGAATGGAAATGTGGTAGGTGCCAATGGCGAGACTGTTACTGTTACAACTAATGCAGGTAATGTCACACTTACAGGGAGTATAAGAGTGACAAATAACATAACCGGTGAGCAAGTGGCGTATGATCCAGAAAATATTGAAATTGTTTTTGATGGTAATGGTCAAGTTACATTTAGCTTAACTGGTTCAGATGGGACTCCACTAAGTTTTGATGAGACTTTTGATAATACTGTAGGGGGCTTTAACAATCTGTTATCTTCAGGTATCACAGATGGTGATTACACCTTAACCGGTCTAAGATTAATTGGTGGTGATTCAGGCGATACAATCAATACTGGTACTTACAATGACTTAAAATCTATTAGAGAAGTCATTCAACCACCATCTGGAGGTTCGCTAAGGCTTACTGATTTGAATAATCCAACAAACTTTGCTCAAGCAGAATATATTAATCCTAAAGTTTCGACCTCTACGATTGTGTACGATTCTTTAGGAAATGCGTATAATATTTATTTGAAATTTACAAAGATCGATGCTAATACATGGCATTGGAAAGCTGAGTTAGCAGATGGTACTCCTGTTTATAAAACCACAGTAGAAGGTCAAATGCTTAATGATCCAGCTGAAGGTGTTATCGCATTTGATGCAAACGGAAATATTGCCGCTACTCAGTGGAGAATAGATTCCACAACTGGAAATATAGACCAAACGGTTGGAGATGGGAACGACGGATCTGCAGGTTTTTGGTTTGATCCGGCACAAGCTGGAGCGGCTTTAAACCCGGCTGTAAATCCCGCTTCAGCTGCAGCAGCAGGACCTGTTTTGGTATCTATAAATTTTCAAGAAGTATCTCAATTTGCAGCTCCAAATTCAATAGCAGTTACTGAACAAAATGGAAATGCCCAAGGGACACTTGAATCTTTTGCAATAAATACTAATGGCCAAATTATAGGAACTTTTACCAACGGTTTAACTTCAATATTAGGACAAGTTGCTTTGGCAACTTTCAACAATCCCGAAGGTTTATTAGCTGTTGGAAATTCTATGTATGCTATGAGTTCAAATAGTGGACTACCCCAAATAGGAGTTTCAGGAGTAGGTGGAAGAGGCACTATAAATCCTGGTGCTCTTGAAATGTCTAATGTTGATCTCGCCGAAGAATTTACAAATATGATAATAGCTCAAAGAGGGTTTCAAGCTAATTCAAGGAGTATAACAACAGCCGATCAAATTTTGAACGAGCTTGTTAATATAAAGAGATAA
- a CDS encoding mechanosensitive ion channel family protein — MEEWLSTALNFIIRIAISVAIIFVARYIGKVVYRIIISTAEKRGHITLQYKNSLMTMINIAMYTLAGFVIISVIFTNLSAFLAGLGIGGIIVAFAVQEPLGNLICGFLIMMNHLVVDGEAVEINGISGSVEEININHVVIRTWDGRKINLPSKEVWSSKIIHYWPSDIRRNEIKVGVSYSSDLEKVVKVLNEAVQSAQLVHIDDDHQPLIVFDSYGDSSINFIVRFWAKRENFINSSLDVAKTIKLKFKENDIEIPFTQIDLHVRDVNPDIVQNSNKI, encoded by the coding sequence ATGGAAGAATGGCTTTCAACTGCTTTAAATTTTATTATAAGGATCGCAATAAGTGTAGCAATTATTTTTGTTGCGAGATATATAGGGAAAGTAGTCTATAGAATAATAATAAGCACAGCAGAAAAAAGAGGCCATATAACACTCCAGTACAAAAATTCTTTAATGACAATGATAAATATTGCTATGTACACATTAGCGGGATTTGTGATTATATCTGTCATATTTACAAATTTAAGCGCTTTTTTAGCCGGTTTAGGGATAGGAGGTATTATAGTAGCTTTTGCTGTACAGGAACCCTTAGGTAATTTAATATGTGGTTTTTTAATTATGATGAATCACTTAGTTGTTGATGGAGAAGCTGTAGAAATAAATGGTATTTCCGGATCGGTGGAAGAAATAAATATAAACCATGTAGTGATTAGAACATGGGACGGTAGAAAAATTAACTTGCCAAGTAAAGAAGTTTGGTCAAGTAAAATAATACATTATTGGCCAAGCGATATAAGGAGAAATGAAATAAAAGTTGGAGTTTCTTATTCATCTGATTTGGAAAAAGTAGTAAAAGTTTTAAACGAAGCCGTTCAATCTGCTCAATTAGTGCACATAGACGATGATCATCAGCCCTTGATAGTTTTTGACAGTTATGGAGATTCATCGATTAATTTTATCGTAAGATTTTGGGCAAAAAGAGAAAACTTTATTAATTCATCCTTGGATGTTGCAAAAACCATAAAATTAAAATTTAAAGAAAACGATATAGAAATACCTTTCACTCAAATAGACTTACATGTTCGAGATGTTAATCCAGACATAGTTCAAAATAGCAACAAAATTTAA